The following proteins are co-located in the Thermoanaerobaculia bacterium genome:
- a CDS encoding type II toxin-antitoxin system VapC family toxin: protein MILPDVNVLVGAYRSDAERHDEYREWLFAETRSGAAFGISEPVLVGFLRVVTHPRVFARPSPLVAAMQFADALLALPGCRLLRAGPRYWEILRQTCAHADARGNLVSDAAHAALALEHDCVWITADRDFARFPGLRWRHPLDDRATRENPR, encoded by the coding sequence GTGATCCTCCCCGACGTCAACGTACTCGTCGGCGCCTATCGCAGCGACGCCGAGCGGCATGACGAGTATCGGGAGTGGCTCTTCGCCGAGACTCGTTCCGGCGCCGCATTCGGAATCTCGGAGCCCGTCCTCGTGGGATTTCTGAGAGTCGTTACCCACCCGCGTGTCTTCGCACGACCGTCGCCGCTCGTCGCGGCGATGCAGTTCGCGGACGCGCTGCTCGCGCTGCCCGGCTGCCGCCTCCTGCGCGCCGGCCCGCGGTACTGGGAGATCCTGCGCCAGACCTGCGCCCACGCGGACGCCCGCGGCAATCTCGTTTCAGATGCCGCTCACGCGGCGCTGGCGCTCGAGCACGACTGTGTCTGGATCACCGCCGATCGAGACTTCGCGCGTTTTCCCGGACTGCGCTGGCGCCATCCTCTCGACGATCGGGCGACGCGCGAGAATCCTCGCTAG
- a CDS encoding TlpA family protein disulfide reductase encodes MRQADSDLFRRGRRSPLLKLGVRAAGMLLLLHFAGSALCAGELTRTIRLKLSAGDLASGEAALEDWKRTNGEDGEYLDGLAWLARGALLLGRDDQALAYVHEVRLRIPAETAATGNALGAAIEVEGRVLLEREGRGSALRFFEQELGRARDTALRSRISKNINLIALEGSPAPELLPAAHVGPTPPALADLRGRPVLLFFWAHWCGDCKAQAPAIARLAANYGPRGLAVLAPTRLYGTGKDDQEATPAGETARIAEVLAESYPGFASIPVPISEAAMVRYGASATPTLVLVDRSGRVRLYTPTRMTEAELERRIEELLAEPAS; translated from the coding sequence ATGCGCCAAGCTGACTCGGATCTCTTCCGCCGCGGCCGCCGCAGCCCGTTGCTGAAACTCGGCGTTCGCGCCGCGGGAATGCTGCTGCTCCTCCACTTTGCCGGCAGCGCGCTCTGCGCCGGCGAGCTCACCCGCACGATCCGGCTCAAGCTCTCGGCCGGCGACCTCGCGAGCGGCGAGGCTGCACTCGAGGATTGGAAGCGGACGAACGGCGAGGACGGCGAGTACCTCGACGGACTCGCCTGGCTCGCTCGTGGTGCCCTGCTCCTCGGCCGGGACGACCAGGCCCTCGCCTATGTTCACGAAGTCCGGCTGCGAATCCCCGCCGAGACGGCGGCCACCGGCAACGCCCTCGGCGCGGCGATCGAGGTGGAAGGCCGGGTCCTCCTGGAGCGCGAGGGTCGCGGCAGCGCGCTGCGCTTCTTCGAACAGGAGCTCGGGCGGGCTCGCGACACCGCCCTGCGCTCGCGGATCTCGAAGAACATCAACCTCATCGCACTCGAAGGGAGCCCGGCACCGGAGCTCCTGCCGGCAGCTCACGTCGGCCCGACCCCGCCGGCGCTCGCCGATCTGCGCGGTCGACCCGTGCTCCTCTTCTTCTGGGCGCACTGGTGCGGCGACTGCAAGGCGCAGGCCCCGGCGATCGCCCGCCTGGCAGCGAACTACGGCCCGCGCGGCCTCGCGGTGCTCGCGCCGACGCGGCTCTACGGCACCGGCAAGGACGACCAGGAGGCGACGCCCGCGGGCGAGACCGCGCGCATCGCCGAGGTGCTGGCCGAGTCCTACCCCGGCTTTGCCTCGATTCCGGTGCCGATCAGCGAGGCGGCCATGGTGCGTTACGGCGCCTCTGCCACCCCGACGCTCGTCCTCGTGGACCGCTCCGGCCGCGTCCGTCTCTACACCCCCACCCGGATGACCGAAGCCGAGCTCGAGCGCCGCATCGAAGAGCTGCTCGCAGAGCCGGCGAGCTAG
- a CDS encoding sugar phosphate isomerase/epimerase, giving the protein MAETAERPVLAAAAGELAIGFSTGSFWRTRLIDCLEPIRKAGFGQIEVSSSPTHLDYHDPAACLAAAARIRALGLEVHSFQAPFADRIDISALDARVRDAAVDEISRAAEAAATIGARFFVLHPGPETTGVPREQRLDRMDCAVEALDRIAWRAGELGVRLVLENMLPHLFAGHVRDLLWLLGALASSNVGICLDTGHAYLSGDLSHVAHKLSGHLWMVHASDNHGECDDHLAPGEGGIAWPELLRQLTAEHFSGAFVLELAPEDDTARLLRRARVSADLLRRLHRERAAA; this is encoded by the coding sequence ATGGCCGAAACGGCCGAGAGGCCGGTGCTCGCCGCGGCGGCCGGAGAGCTCGCGATCGGATTCTCGACCGGTTCGTTCTGGCGGACCCGCCTGATCGACTGTCTGGAGCCGATTCGCAAGGCCGGCTTCGGCCAGATCGAGGTCTCGTCGTCGCCCACGCATCTCGACTACCACGATCCGGCGGCTTGCCTCGCCGCAGCGGCGAGGATCCGCGCGCTGGGGCTCGAAGTGCACTCCTTCCAGGCTCCGTTCGCCGACCGGATCGACATCTCGGCCCTCGACGCCCGCGTGCGGGACGCCGCCGTCGACGAGATCTCCCGCGCCGCCGAGGCGGCGGCCACGATCGGGGCGCGCTTCTTCGTCCTGCATCCCGGACCCGAGACGACCGGCGTGCCGCGCGAGCAGCGCCTCGACCGCATGGACTGCGCCGTCGAAGCGCTCGATCGCATCGCCTGGCGCGCCGGTGAGCTCGGGGTGCGGCTGGTGCTCGAGAACATGCTGCCGCATCTGTTCGCCGGCCATGTACGCGACCTTCTCTGGTTGCTCGGCGCTCTCGCCTCGAGCAACGTCGGCATCTGCCTCGACACAGGCCACGCCTACCTCTCCGGCGACCTGAGCCATGTCGCCCACAAGCTCTCCGGGCATCTCTGGATGGTGCACGCGAGCGACAACCACGGCGAGTGCGACGACCATCTCGCGCCGGGGGAAGGCGGCATCGCCTGGCCCGAGCTGCTGCGCCAGCTCACCGCGGAGCACTTTTCGGGCGCTTTCGTTCTGGAGCTCGCGCCGGAGGACGACACGGCTCGATTGCTGCGCCGGGCGCGCGTGTCGGCCGATCTGCTGCGCCGCCTGCATCGCGAGCGTGCCGCCGCCTGA
- a CDS encoding DUF2723 domain-containing protein: protein MKPTEGAPATTAAAARVDRWIGVALACLGFAIYATGACRTIYVGDSGELTTAVYVLGIPHPSAYPLYVLLGKLWTMLLPAGSIAFRMSLFSAACAAATLGLLFRLARRLGMERPVALFVAGLLAVAPSFWGEANIQRVYALGALCLVAALLAAFAWEGDRTPRRLAAVAFLCGLGATNHTFMLVAAAAFAGAASLVEPRLLLRWRELGVAAAAFSAGLLPYLFLPWRSRSDPALDWGDPETLDRLLAVVTRRGFWERRWLESARDWAAIASDFVASFGAELTAGGAFLALLGTLVLLASGRRRFAPAILLLCILGNLVAMGLHGSRSDLFIWHRYYIPAYLCGALLAGFGAQALAARLPRRLAWLLLALPALGLITGWNAFDRSRYRIAEDYSRRLLAQLPPGAHLVASDDNILFVLLYLRHVVGLRPDVDLVAQGVQGADETPRPPLRFDPDRSRLYFTHHPNWNLPPLEILPEGLLFRVARRGAPGDRPNEFAAGSDIAAIADADELAGESDPRVPKDYLTRNLIGEFHYMRGLTAELRDPERSAREFRLAAEAAPDNDVLFYNLGLIHSRAGRLPEALAAFERSQEINPRHLASGSRPRAADRIAELRAALAQPRPSPLPH from the coding sequence GTGAAGCCGACGGAAGGAGCTCCGGCGACGACGGCAGCGGCGGCCAGGGTGGACCGCTGGATCGGTGTCGCGCTCGCCTGTCTCGGATTTGCAATTTACGCCACCGGAGCCTGCAGGACGATCTACGTCGGCGACAGCGGCGAGCTCACGACGGCGGTGTACGTCCTCGGCATCCCTCACCCCAGCGCCTATCCGCTCTACGTTCTCCTGGGCAAGCTCTGGACGATGTTGCTGCCCGCGGGCTCGATCGCGTTCCGCATGAGCCTCTTCTCTGCCGCGTGCGCGGCGGCGACTCTGGGACTGCTGTTCAGGCTGGCGCGTCGCCTGGGAATGGAACGACCGGTCGCTCTCTTCGTCGCCGGCCTCCTCGCCGTCGCGCCGAGCTTCTGGGGCGAGGCCAACATCCAGCGGGTCTACGCCCTCGGCGCGCTCTGTCTTGTGGCGGCGCTCCTCGCGGCGTTCGCCTGGGAGGGTGACCGGACGCCGCGCCGGCTGGCTGCAGTCGCCTTCCTCTGCGGCCTCGGAGCCACCAACCACACCTTCATGCTGGTCGCAGCCGCCGCCTTCGCCGGCGCCGCGAGCCTCGTCGAGCCGCGCCTCCTGCTGCGCTGGCGCGAGCTCGGCGTCGCTGCGGCCGCCTTCTCGGCCGGCCTCCTCCCTTACCTCTTTCTGCCGTGGCGTTCGCGCAGCGACCCGGCGCTCGACTGGGGGGACCCCGAGACGCTCGACCGCCTTCTCGCCGTCGTCACCCGGCGCGGCTTCTGGGAGAGGCGCTGGCTCGAGAGCGCCCGCGACTGGGCTGCGATCGCCAGCGACTTCGTGGCGAGCTTCGGCGCCGAGCTCACTGCCGGCGGCGCCTTCCTCGCACTGCTCGGCACCCTCGTTCTGCTCGCGAGTGGCCGGCGACGCTTCGCGCCCGCGATCCTCCTGCTCTGCATTCTCGGCAATCTCGTCGCTATGGGACTGCACGGCTCGAGGAGCGATCTCTTCATCTGGCACCGGTACTACATCCCGGCCTACCTCTGCGGGGCACTCCTCGCCGGCTTCGGCGCCCAGGCGCTGGCCGCGCGGCTCCCGCGGCGGCTCGCCTGGCTGCTCCTCGCCCTGCCGGCGCTCGGCCTCATCACCGGTTGGAACGCCTTCGACCGCAGCCGCTACCGCATCGCCGAGGACTACAGCCGGAGGCTCCTCGCGCAGCTCCCCCCCGGCGCGCATCTGGTGGCGAGCGACGACAACATCCTGTTCGTGCTGCTCTACCTGCGCCACGTCGTGGGGCTGCGGCCCGACGTCGACCTCGTCGCCCAGGGAGTCCAGGGGGCCGACGAGACGCCGCGTCCACCGCTGCGCTTCGACCCCGACCGGAGCCGGCTCTACTTTACCCACCATCCCAACTGGAACCTGCCCCCGCTCGAGATCCTCCCCGAAGGGCTTCTCTTCCGCGTCGCGCGGCGCGGCGCACCCGGAGATCGCCCGAACGAGTTCGCCGCTGGCTCCGACATCGCCGCCATCGCCGACGCCGACGAGCTCGCGGGCGAGAGCGATCCGCGGGTTCCCAAGGACTACCTGACGAGAAATCTCATCGGCGAGTTCCACTACATGCGCGGCCTCACCGCCGAGCTCCGGGATCCGGAAAGGTCGGCACGGGAATTCCGCCTCGCTGCAGAAGCGGCACCGGACAACGATGTGCTGTTCTACAACCTCGGCCTGATCCACTCGCGGGCCGGCCGCCTGCCGGAAGCGCTCGCCGCTTTCGAGCGCTCGCAGGAGATCAACCCCCGGCATCTGGCGAGCGGCAGCCGGCCGCGCGCCGCCGACCGCATCGCCGAGCTTCGCGCCGCGCTGGCACAACCGCGGCCGTCGCCCCTTCCCCACTAG
- a CDS encoding alkaline phosphatase family protein yields MRPVPCLSLAVRFRRRVVGALVAPALLAALALSSCAPSERRVLVLGFDGLDPDTVDLMLAEGKLPNFAKLRRGGAYGRLKSFQPMLSPILWTTIATGKTPDQHGIGHFVVHEAGSERTAPVTSEMRRVKALWNLFSDAGKRVGTLGWWATWPPEKVNGFIASDHLAWHFLFAQGFEQQSGPGATWPPELESRLAPRLVRPQQIGAAELAPFVDVTAEEIARPFSLGDDLQHFRWVLATMRTYRDLGLELWRSERPHLMLTYFEGTDSTSHLFGHLFRAQGLAGELALQQRRYGRAVEAVYEYADRILGDFLAVLDSGTTLVVLSDHGFELGTLPDDPSRLRDMRRVSEKFHDEEGVLFFYGAGVRPGTRLDGATLLDIAPTVLALGGLAPAADMPGKVLQAAFRDLPQLDRIATYENRRENSGGNAGQKGGGETGAAPSRDGKVDEALVEHLQSLGYLAGGSSPESDRNLAAIAFEEKQFERSARMYQALVERDPEDSSLRTSLAGALGALGRYEEALVQLAVALKLEPLNPEGHYNQGLALERLGRASEAVTSYRLALRYQPGYEPARQALLRLTGSSGEFVAANAAEARALALAEAAATAARRGAYPEALAQLAEAGAVAPRLAIVCQYESNVAYLAGDRPRAIRALERCLALEPDNALFQQNLKQLQGGP; encoded by the coding sequence ATGCGCCCCGTTCCCTGCCTCTCCCTTGCGGTTCGCTTCCGGCGCCGAGTCGTCGGCGCGCTCGTCGCGCCGGCGCTCCTGGCCGCCCTCGCCCTCTCGTCGTGTGCTCCGAGCGAGCGCCGGGTGCTCGTCCTCGGCTTCGACGGACTCGACCCCGACACGGTCGACCTGATGCTCGCGGAGGGCAAGCTCCCAAACTTCGCGAAGCTGCGCCGGGGCGGCGCCTACGGGCGGCTCAAGAGCTTCCAGCCGATGCTCTCGCCCATCCTCTGGACGACGATCGCCACGGGCAAGACCCCGGACCAGCACGGCATCGGCCACTTCGTCGTGCACGAGGCCGGCAGCGAGCGCACGGCTCCGGTGACGAGCGAGATGCGGCGCGTCAAGGCTCTCTGGAACCTCTTCTCCGACGCCGGCAAGCGTGTCGGCACTCTCGGGTGGTGGGCGACCTGGCCGCCGGAGAAGGTCAACGGATTCATCGCCAGCGACCATCTCGCCTGGCACTTCCTCTTCGCGCAGGGTTTCGAGCAGCAGAGCGGTCCGGGCGCGACCTGGCCTCCCGAGCTCGAAAGCCGGCTGGCGCCCCGACTCGTCCGCCCGCAGCAGATCGGCGCGGCCGAGCTGGCGCCGTTCGTCGATGTGACGGCGGAGGAGATCGCCCGTCCGTTCTCACTCGGGGACGATCTGCAGCACTTCCGCTGGGTGCTCGCGACCATGCGCACCTATCGCGACCTCGGCCTCGAGCTCTGGCGGAGCGAACGCCCTCACCTCATGCTCACCTACTTCGAGGGCACCGATTCGACGTCCCACCTCTTCGGTCACCTCTTCCGTGCCCAGGGGCTGGCCGGTGAGTTGGCCCTCCAGCAGCGCCGTTATGGCCGCGCCGTCGAGGCGGTGTACGAGTATGCCGACCGGATTCTGGGCGACTTCCTGGCCGTACTCGACTCAGGAACGACACTCGTCGTGCTCTCCGACCACGGCTTCGAGCTCGGCACGCTGCCCGACGATCCGAGCCGCTTGCGCGACATGCGGCGCGTCTCCGAGAAGTTCCACGACGAGGAGGGCGTGCTCTTCTTCTACGGCGCCGGCGTGCGGCCCGGAACGCGGCTCGACGGTGCGACGCTCCTCGACATCGCGCCGACGGTGCTCGCCCTGGGCGGCCTCGCGCCGGCGGCGGACATGCCCGGCAAGGTCCTGCAGGCGGCCTTCCGCGATCTCCCGCAGCTCGATCGCATAGCGACCTACGAAAACAGGCGCGAGAACAGTGGCGGGAACGCCGGCCAGAAGGGCGGCGGCGAGACCGGCGCCGCGCCGTCCCGGGACGGCAAGGTGGACGAGGCGCTCGTCGAGCACCTGCAGAGTCTCGGCTACCTCGCGGGGGGCAGCTCCCCCGAAAGCGACCGCAACCTCGCCGCCATCGCCTTCGAAGAGAAGCAGTTCGAGCGCTCGGCGCGGATGTACCAGGCGCTGGTCGAGCGCGATCCCGAAGATTCCTCCCTGCGGACGAGTCTCGCCGGGGCCCTGGGCGCGCTCGGGCGCTACGAAGAGGCGCTCGTCCAGCTCGCCGTGGCCCTGAAGCTCGAGCCGCTCAACCCCGAGGGGCACTACAACCAGGGACTGGCCCTCGAACGGCTCGGGCGCGCCAGCGAGGCGGTCACGAGCTACCGGCTGGCGCTGCGCTACCAGCCGGGCTACGAACCGGCCCGACAGGCACTGCTGCGACTGACCGGGAGCTCCGGTGAGTTCGTGGCCGCGAACGCGGCCGAGGCCCGGGCCCTGGCGCTCGCCGAAGCGGCGGCGACGGCCGCCCGGCGCGGCGCCTATCCCGAGGCGCTCGCGCAGCTGGCCGAGGCCGGTGCCGTTGCGCCCCGCCTGGCCATCGTCTGTCAGTACGAATCGAACGTCGCCTACCTCGCCGGGGACCGGCCGCGCGCCATCCGCGCGCTCGAGCGCTGCCTCGCTCTCGAGCCCGACAACGCGCTCTTCCAGCAGAACCTGAAGCAGCTGCAGGGAGGGCCGTGA
- a CDS encoding oligopeptide transporter, OPT family, which produces MTRDPLALRSESVAEFTFKAVAAGVVLGVLFGAANAYLGLRVGMTVSASIPAAVMAVVVFRALKLRSTILEVNLAQTIGSASTALATGTIFTIPALFLWGMVPPYMQVVALCFLGGLLGISAMIPLRRLLIVDAHDELPYPEGRACAEVLRASESGTSAGVWIFRGMAVGAAVKILISVAFLFPSEISYLLPVLPKAQLALELSPALFAVGFILGYRQAAVCVAGSIVSSLVLIPLIAWMGAHLGAPLYPETVRLVTDMGVGDIWSRYVRYIGAGAVATAGILTVARNFPTMVASFAAVAKGLKKKAATAGTAISAESRLAAATTDRDLPGGFVFGGIATVVTVSWLVPGIFAGGMDLTQRAVCAAGVGLFGVLFVAVAARIVGIVGVSSQPTSGIALVTLLGVASAFAAAGWVDGGARAAVLTVGTIVAIAASKAGDIAQDLKTGYLVGATPAKQQLGQLIGASVACWAVAGTVLLLGNTYTFGGKELAAPQATLMKTIIEGVLSGNLPWDLVATGAGVSISAMLCGVSGLAFAIGVYLPLSSMACLYVGGLVRKRFEKKAAAPGEKSANESDPGILAASGLVAGEGLAGIAIAAAAALKWIPKSADPKVGGLSGELLTLAVILAVLGFLYAAGRSTAKTPTAKSA; this is translated from the coding sequence ATGACACGCGACCCCCTCGCCCTGCGCTCCGAGAGCGTCGCCGAGTTCACCTTCAAGGCCGTCGCGGCCGGAGTCGTCCTCGGCGTGCTCTTCGGCGCCGCCAACGCCTACCTGGGCCTGAGAGTCGGCATGACCGTTTCGGCCTCGATTCCGGCTGCGGTGATGGCGGTCGTCGTCTTCCGCGCGCTCAAGCTGCGCTCGACGATTCTCGAAGTGAATCTCGCCCAGACCATCGGCTCGGCTTCGACCGCGCTCGCCACCGGCACGATCTTCACCATCCCGGCGCTCTTCCTCTGGGGAATGGTGCCGCCCTACATGCAGGTGGTGGCGCTCTGCTTCCTGGGCGGCCTGCTCGGTATCTCGGCGATGATCCCGCTGCGTCGCCTGCTGATCGTCGATGCCCACGACGAGCTCCCCTACCCCGAGGGCCGAGCCTGCGCCGAAGTGCTGCGGGCGTCGGAGAGCGGGACGAGTGCCGGCGTCTGGATCTTCCGCGGCATGGCGGTCGGCGCGGCGGTGAAGATCCTGATCTCGGTCGCCTTTCTCTTTCCGTCGGAAATCTCCTACCTGCTGCCGGTCCTGCCGAAGGCGCAACTCGCGCTCGAGCTCTCGCCGGCGCTCTTCGCCGTCGGTTTCATCCTCGGCTACCGCCAGGCTGCGGTCTGCGTCGCGGGCTCGATCGTCTCGTCGCTCGTCCTCATTCCGCTCATCGCCTGGATGGGCGCGCACCTGGGAGCGCCGCTCTATCCCGAGACGGTCCGCCTGGTCACCGACATGGGGGTCGGGGACATCTGGTCGCGCTATGTGCGCTACATCGGCGCCGGCGCGGTGGCGACCGCCGGCATCCTCACGGTGGCGCGCAATTTCCCGACCATGGTCGCGTCTTTCGCCGCGGTCGCCAAGGGCCTGAAGAAGAAGGCGGCGACCGCTGGCACTGCGATCTCCGCGGAGAGCCGGCTCGCGGCCGCGACCACCGACCGGGATCTCCCGGGCGGCTTCGTCTTCGGCGGCATCGCCACCGTCGTCACCGTCTCGTGGCTCGTCCCCGGCATCTTCGCCGGCGGCATGGACCTCACCCAGCGCGCCGTCTGCGCAGCGGGCGTCGGGCTCTTCGGCGTGCTCTTCGTCGCCGTCGCAGCGCGCATCGTCGGCATCGTCGGAGTCTCATCGCAACCGACCTCCGGCATTGCCCTCGTGACGCTGCTCGGCGTCGCCTCGGCCTTCGCTGCCGCCGGCTGGGTGGACGGCGGCGCCCGCGCCGCAGTGCTCACCGTGGGAACGATCGTCGCCATCGCCGCGTCCAAGGCCGGCGACATCGCACAGGACCTGAAGACCGGGTATCTCGTCGGCGCGACGCCGGCCAAGCAACAGCTCGGCCAGCTCATCGGCGCTTCTGTGGCCTGCTGGGCGGTCGCCGGTACGGTGCTGCTGCTCGGCAACACCTACACGTTCGGCGGCAAGGAGCTCGCGGCGCCGCAGGCGACGCTCATGAAGACGATCATCGAAGGGGTGTTGTCGGGCAACCTGCCCTGGGATCTCGTGGCGACCGGAGCCGGTGTTTCCATCTCGGCGATGCTCTGTGGCGTCTCGGGCCTCGCCTTCGCGATCGGGGTCTACCTGCCGCTTTCCTCGATGGCCTGTCTCTACGTCGGCGGCCTGGTGCGCAAGCGGTTCGAAAAGAAGGCCGCCGCGCCGGGCGAAAAGAGTGCCAACGAGAGCGATCCGGGAATCCTCGCCGCCTCGGGTCTGGTCGCGGGCGAGGGCCTCGCCGGGATCGCGATCGCCGCCGCGGCGGCGCTCAAGTGGATCCCCAAGAGCGCGGACCCGAAGGTCGGAGGCCTGTCTGGCGAGCTGCTGACGCTCGCCGTCATACTCGCGGTGCTCGGATTCCTCTATGCGGCCGGCAGATCGACCGCGAAGACGCCGACTGCGAAGTCGGCTTGA
- a CDS encoding MATE family efflux transporter, with amino-acid sequence MTVLATPVALTQLSSMLLWTIDLLMVGRIDVLSLNAVSLGRIWVMGTSICAIGLIFGIDAIASQAHGARDRERLGDVLLHAGVLALGISLPLGALWLGTERLLLLLGQDAATVALAHRYVVVQIPALPFFLLFVALKQYLQARGIVRPAMWVSFAACGFNTFLNWLLIFGHWGVPKMGAVGAGVATAVTEAMMLLALLFLIRRFRLQRGAATVLDLTRLRVKGLSEIARLGLPVAVMLALEYWAFAISSMWAGWLGPTELAAHSIALNLASITYMVPLGISLGAATRVGNLIGAGEPRAAQRAAWVAFVLGGGVMSLFALLFVGGRNIIPTWFTLDVSVVALVATLLPIAAAFELFDGLQVVGSGVLRGMGRTRPAALFNLFGYYALGLPLAAWLGRPERLGLVGIWWGLALGLAVVAGLSVAWVAWRGPARTPALL; translated from the coding sequence TTGACCGTGCTGGCCACGCCGGTGGCCCTGACCCAGCTCTCGTCGATGCTGCTCTGGACGATCGATCTGCTGATGGTCGGGCGAATCGACGTCCTCTCGCTCAATGCCGTCTCGCTCGGCCGCATCTGGGTGATGGGGACCTCGATCTGCGCCATCGGACTGATCTTCGGGATCGACGCGATCGCGTCCCAGGCGCATGGGGCGCGCGATCGCGAGCGGCTCGGGGACGTCCTGCTCCACGCCGGGGTGCTGGCGCTCGGCATCAGCCTGCCACTCGGCGCCCTCTGGCTCGGCACGGAGCGCCTGCTGCTGCTTCTCGGCCAGGATGCGGCGACGGTCGCCCTCGCGCATCGTTACGTCGTGGTGCAGATCCCCGCCCTGCCGTTCTTTCTTCTCTTCGTGGCGCTCAAACAGTACCTGCAGGCGCGCGGCATCGTGCGGCCGGCGATGTGGGTGAGCTTCGCCGCCTGCGGATTCAATACGTTTCTCAACTGGCTGCTGATCTTCGGCCATTGGGGGGTGCCGAAGATGGGGGCGGTCGGCGCCGGCGTCGCGACGGCCGTCACCGAGGCGATGATGCTGCTGGCGCTGCTGTTCTTGATCCGCCGATTCCGTCTGCAGCGCGGGGCCGCCACGGTGCTGGACCTCACGCGGCTGCGGGTGAAGGGGCTGTCGGAGATCGCGCGCCTCGGGCTGCCGGTCGCGGTGATGCTGGCGCTCGAGTACTGGGCCTTCGCGATCTCCTCGATGTGGGCCGGCTGGCTGGGCCCGACCGAGCTCGCGGCGCACTCGATCGCGCTCAACCTGGCCTCGATCACCTACATGGTGCCGCTGGGAATCAGTCTAGGCGCCGCGACCCGGGTCGGGAACCTGATCGGTGCCGGCGAACCGCGGGCCGCACAACGCGCGGCGTGGGTCGCCTTCGTTCTGGGAGGGGGGGTGATGTCGCTCTTCGCGCTGCTGTTCGTCGGCGGACGCAACATCATCCCCACCTGGTTCACACTCGACGTTTCGGTCGTCGCCCTGGTGGCGACGCTCCTGCCGATTGCCGCCGCCTTCGAGCTCTTCGACGGCCTGCAGGTGGTCGGGAGCGGCGTTCTGCGCGGCATGGGCAGGACGCGCCCGGCAGCACTCTTCAATCTGTTCGGCTACTACGCACTTGGGCTTCCACTCGCCGCCTGGCTCGGGCGTCCCGAGCGGCTGGGGTTGGTCGGCATCTGGTGGGGACTGGCTCTCGGCCTCGCCGTGGTCGCCGGCCTGTCGGTCGCCTGGGTGGCCTGGCGCGGGCCGGCTCGGACCCCCGCTCTGCTCTAG
- the folE gene encoding GTP cyclohydrolase I FolE: protein MVTHPKLSLLPHNLSPAPHGFDRPRMERAVREMLLAIGEDPAREGLMDTPARVARSWQELFAGLGEEAGVHLSRTFEQESEDLVTLADIEFTSFCEHHLLPVFGRAHIAYLPSQRRVVGLSKLARTVEVFARRPQLQERMTAQIADALMEHLAPVGALVVVEAEHMCMKMRGVRKQQPVMKTMAARGRHREDAGLREETLLLLLGRPAGEHLA from the coding sequence ATGGTCACGCATCCGAAGCTGTCGCTCCTGCCGCACAACCTCTCCCCGGCGCCGCACGGCTTCGATCGCCCCCGGATGGAGAGGGCCGTGCGCGAAATGCTGCTCGCCATCGGCGAGGATCCGGCGCGCGAAGGACTTATGGACACTCCGGCCCGGGTCGCGCGCTCCTGGCAGGAGCTCTTTGCGGGACTGGGAGAGGAGGCCGGCGTCCACCTATCGAGGACCTTCGAACAGGAGTCCGAGGATCTCGTGACGCTGGCCGACATCGAGTTCACGAGCTTCTGCGAGCACCACCTCCTCCCCGTATTCGGCCGGGCGCACATCGCCTACCTGCCTTCTCAGCGCCGTGTCGTCGGTCTCTCGAAGCTCGCCCGCACGGTCGAGGTCTTCGCCCGCCGGCCGCAGCTTCAGGAACGGATGACGGCGCAGATCGCGGACGCGCTGATGGAGCACCTCGCCCCCGTGGGCGCCCTGGTCGTCGTCGAGGCCGAGCACATGTGCATGAAGATGCGCGGCGTTCGCAAGCAGCAGCCAGTGATGAAGACCATGGCGGCCCGGGGGCGCCATCGGGAGGACGCCGGGCTCCGCGAGGAAACCCTGCTCCTCCTGCTGGGCCGCCCCGCCGGGGAGCACCTGGCCTAG